The sequence TCTTCCATGCGTTTTTCCAGCATACGCCAGAGTTCGACATTTCTGATCTTCCCCCATCCGGGGCCAGTCATAAATCGTGGCGGCATTTCATTGGCAAAACGCTCAACAACAATATCAGGACGTAGTCGCTCCAGGAACTTGATTGTAAAATCAATATATTCATCGCATCCGAACAATTGGAATTTTTCAGGTTGCGCGGCATATTGCTTTGCAAATAACGTATTGACCGGTATCTGTAGCTGATGCAGTTTAATGCTGTTGATAGGCAGCTGGTTGATTAAATGTGCTTCATCCAGCATTTCCTGCCTCGATTCTCCTGGAAGCCCGAAAATTAAGTGGCCGCCTACCCGGATATTCCGCTTAGCGGTTTCTTCGATGGCCTGTATGCTTTGTTCATAAGTATGGCCTCGATTGATACGTTCTAAGGTCCGGTTATAGCAACTTTCAATGCCATATTCCATAATGACATGATACCGGTTGTTTAATCCGGATAAATAATCGAGGATCGTTTCATCCACACAATCAGGCCGTGTTCCAATAACAATGCCTATAACTCCAGGTACGGATAAAGCCTCTTCGTATAAGGTCTGTAAATGCTCTAACGGAGCATATGTATTGGAGTAGGCCTGAAAATAAGCCAGGTATTGGTATGCCTTTCGGTAGCGCACTTTATGAAATTCAATTCCTTCCGATAATTGCCGGCTGACACTTTTTTGTGGTGTACAGTACGACGGATTAAAAGCATCATTGTTACAATAGGCGCATCCTCCCCGGCTGATCTTTCCATCACGGTTAGGGCAGGTAAAGCCGGCATCGATGGTTAATTTTTGTATTCTTTCACCATAATGTCTCTTGAAATATTCTGAATAAGAATTGAATCGTCGCTGATGTCCCCAGAGATACAAAGCTTAAAATGTATTTATAACCTGATGAATTTTCCGGATTGTTTTTTATTTTGATCTTTGGACCTGATGATGTACATACCGTAAGGCAAATTACCCGTACTTATTTCTACCTGCAGATAAAGGGTTTCATTATGCATGACAAAATACCGGCTAAGTTCATTTACCGGCATTTTTCGCCCGGAAAGGTCGAAACATTCGACTACTGCACTTCCCTGCGGATTTTCTATATAAATAAATACGACATCATTCCCGGGTTGAAAAATGACTCTCAGGTCCTGGCTGGAGAGATTCCAACCGGGCTCTTCTTTTATTTTCCCAAACTGACCTATTGCATGGATACCCAAAGAAGCATATGTTGGAGGTGTTTCCTCACTCAATGGCTTCCATATGCCACCTTCTTCTACGTATAAGGCTGAAATCCCTTCGTAAGGCCTTTTAACTGACTGATATAAAGCGAACGTATCTATTGCGGCGTACCCGATGGAATATCCGATAAAAAAGTCTTCCGTTAGTTCTACCGTTCGATTCAGGTACATTTGCATCGGATAATTACGGTATTCTGCAGAAATGACAGTGTCTAATGCCCATACCTCCCTTGTGGGGAATTCGTCACCGGTCCAGATAGAGAACCTTACCTGTGAACCTTTAGAATATACTTCTGCAATATCAGCCTCCAGACCTATGATTTTGGCAATGGTATCGTTTTTGAACTTTTCTG comes from Bacteroidales bacterium and encodes:
- a CDS encoding TIGR01212 family radical SAM protein (This family includes YhcC from E. coli K-12, an uncharacterized radical SAM protein.); protein product: MYLWGHQRRFNSYSEYFKRHYGERIQKLTIDAGFTCPNRDGKISRGGCAYCNNDAFNPSYCTPQKSVSRQLSEGIEFHKVRYRKAYQYLAYFQAYSNTYAPLEHLQTLYEEALSVPGVIGIVIGTRPDCVDETILDYLSGLNNRYHVIMEYGIESCYNRTLERINRGHTYEQSIQAIEETAKRNIRVGGHLIFGLPGESRQEMLDEAHLINQLPINSIKLHQLQIPVNTLFAKQYAAQPEKFQLFGCDEYIDFTIKFLERLRPDIVVERFANEMPPRFMTGPGWGKIRNVELWRMLEKRMEELDTWQGRLYPYPIV